One Vanessa cardui chromosome 17, ilVanCard2.1, whole genome shotgun sequence DNA window includes the following coding sequences:
- the LOC124537058 gene encoding uncharacterized protein LOC124537058, protein MEYLSHRGAHCLKKLMSVQKTFHDQYSPQEQTEGDNSHNNNLDDYLAKLQSEEIAKVYPQGENLPDKLELSDNRILQTDKKEKENKEEISKSAYTLNKAIEEAQIDHSRIIQPSMGLSSEALYQYVPATKIKGLDDWVPESMHYSLYANRDTDFPLIIEPETEFEYPEHLKVMTYEMNSEYEKFPEPKRCKTGVFNYYPMDGASVLGVLALCLRGGERALDLCAAPGGKALTALQTLLPDVLLCNDASVSRSNRCALLALLALLALPSVAGGKALTALQTLLPDVLLCNDASVSRSNRCALLALLALLALPSVAGGKALTALQTLLPDVLLCNDASVSRSNRCALLALLALLALPSVAGGKALTALQTLLPDVLLCNDASVSRSNRCALLALLALPSVAGGKALTALQTLLPDVLLCNDASVSRSNRCALLALLALPSVAGGKALTALQTLLPDVLLCNDASVSRSNRCALLALLALPSVAGGKALTALQTLLPDVLLCNDASVSRSNRCALLALLALPSAAGGKALTALQTLLPDVLLCNDASVSRSNRCALLALLALLALPSVAGGKALTALQTLLPDVLLCNDASVSRSNRCALLALLALPSVAGGKALTALQTLLPDVLLCNDASVSRSNRCALLALLALPSVAGGKALTALQTLLPDVLLCNDASVSRSNRCALLALLALPSVAGGKALTALQTLLPDVLLCNDASVSRSNRCALLALPSVAGGKALTALQTLLPDVLLCNDASVSRSNRCALLALLALPSVAGGKALTALQTLLPDVLLCNDASVSRSNRCALLALPSVAGGKALTALQTLLPDVLLCNDASVSRSNRCALLALLALPSVAGGKALTALQTLLPDVLLCNDASVSRSNRCALLALLALPSVAGGKALTALQTLLPDVLLCNDASVSRSNRCALLALLALLALLALPSVAGGKALTALQTLLPDVLLCNDASVSRSNRCALLALLALPSVAGGKALTALQTLLPDVLLCNDASVSRSNRCALLALLALPSVAGGKALTALQTLLPDVLLCNDASVSRSNRIHRIFRDYLLDYENGNKWQERVLLSRVDGRFLTDDFGFDKVLVDVPCTTDRHSVTEDENNIFRPDRVKERLNIPEVQTQLLVNALRLARVGGAVVYCTCALSPAQNDGVVHAALQRAFREHALVATVRDLTKPFSALSSTLCLGTGAARPKYGQLVVPDIAANFGPAYISRLVRLK, encoded by the exons ATGGAGTATCTATCGCATCGAG gtGCTCATTGCCTCAAGAAATTGATGTCCGTGCAAAAGACGTTTCATGATCAATATTCACCACAAGAACAGACAGAAGGAGATAACagccataataataatttagatgaCTATTTAGCTAAATTACAAAGCGAGGAAATAGCGAAAGTTTATCCGCAAGGTGAAAATCTACCAGACAAACTAGAATTAAGTGATAACAGGAtactacaaacagacaaaaaggaaaaagaaaacaaagaagAAAT TTCAAAATCAGCATACACCCTGAACAAAGCAATAGAGGAAGCACAGATAGACCACTCTCGTATTATTCAGCCATCAATGGGTCTGTCTTCAGAAGCGTTATACCAGTATGTGCCCGCAACGAAGATTAAAGGACTTGATGATTGGGTGCCGGAGTCCATGCATTATTCACTGTATGCTAATA gAGACACAGATTTTCCACTCATCATTGAACCAGAGACAGAATTTGAATATCCAGAACATTTAAAAGTGATGACGTACGAAATGAATAGCGAATATGAGAAGTTTCCTGAGCCAAAGAGATGTAAAACAG GAGTGTTCAACTACTACCCCATGGACGGCGCCAGCGTGCTGGGCGTGCTGGCGCTGTGCCTGCGCGGCGGCGAGCGCGCGCTCGACCTCTGCGCGGCGCCCGGCGGCAAGGCGCTCACGGCGCTGCAGACGCTGCTGCCCGACGTGCTGCTCTGCAACGACGCGTCCGTGTCGCGCTCCAACAGGTGCGCTCTACTCGCTCTACTCGCTCTACTCGCTCTACCTAGTGTCGCCGGCGGCAAGGCGCTCACGGCGCTGCAGACGCTGCTGCCCGACGTGCTGCTCTGCAACGACGCGTCCGTGTCGCGCTCCAACAGGTGCGCTCTACTCGCTCTACTCGCTCTACTCGCTCTACCTAGTGTCGCCGGCGGCAAGGCGCTCACGGCGCTGCAGACGCTGCTGCCCGACGTGCTGCTCTGCAACGACGCGTCCGTGTCGCGCTCCAACAGGTGCGCTCTACTCGCTCTACTCGCTCTACTCGCTCTACCTAGTGTCGCCGGCGGCAAGGCGCTCACGGCGCTGCAGACGCTGCTGCCCGACGTGCTGCTCTGCAACGACGCGTCCGTGTCGCGCTCCAACAGGTGCGCTCTACTCGCTCTACTCGCTCTACCTAGTGTCGCCGGCGGCAAGGCGCTCACGGCGCTGCAGACGCTGCTGCCCGACGTGCTGCTCTGCAACGACGCGTCCGTGTCGCGCTCCAACAGGTGCGCTCTACTCGCTCTACTCGCTCTACCTAGTGTCGCCGGCGGCAAGGCGCTCACGGCGCTGCAGACGCTGCTGCCCGACGTGCTGCTCTGCAACGACGCGTCCGTGTCGCGCTCCAACAGGTGCGCTCTACTCGCTCTACTCGCTCTACCTAGTGTCGCCGGCGGCAAGGCGCTCACGGCGCTGCAGACGCTGCTGCCCGACGTGCTGCTCTGCAACGACGCGTCCGTGTCGCGCTCCAACAGGTGCGCTCTACTCGCTCTACTCGCTCTACCTAGTGCCGCCGGCGGCAAGGCGCTCACGGCGCTGCAGACGCTGCTGCCCGACGTGCTGCTCTGCAACGACGCGTCCGTGTCGCGCTCCAACAGGTGCGCTCTACTCGCTCTACTCGCTCTACTCGCTCTACCTAGTGTCGCCGGCGGCAAGGCGCTCACGGCGCTGCAGACGCTGCTGCCCGACGTGCTGCTCTGCAACGACGCGTCCGTGTCGCGCTCCAACAGGTGCGCTCTACTCGCTCTACTCGCTCTACCTAGTGTCGCCGGCGGCAAGGCGCTCACGGCGCTGCAGACGCTGCTGCCCGACGTGCTGCTCTGCAACGACGCGTCCGTGTCGCGCTCCAACAGGTGCGCTCTACTCGCTCTACTCGCTCTACCTAGTGTCGCCGGCGGCAAGGCGCTCACGGCGCTGCAGACGCTGCTGCCCGACGTGCTGCTCTGCAACGACGCGTCCGTGTCGCGCTCCAACAGGTGCGCTCTACTCGCTCTACTCGCTCTACCTAGTGTCGCCGGCGGCAAGGCGCTCACGGCGCTGCAGACGCTGCTGCCCGACGTGCTGCTCTGCAACGACGCGTCCGTGTCGCGCTCCAACAGGTGCGCTCTACTCGCTCTACCTAGTGTCGCCGGCGGCAAGGCGCTCACGGCGCTGCAGACGCTGCTGCCCGACGTGCTGCTCTGCAACGACGCGTCCGTGTCGCGCTCCAACAGGTGCGCTCTACTCGCTCTACTCGCTCTACCTAGTGTCGCCGGCGGCAAGGCGCTCACGGCGCTGCAGACGCTGCTGCCCGACGTGCTGCTCTGCAACGACGCGTCCGTGTCGCGCTCCAACAGGTGCGCTCTACTCGCTCTACCTAGTGTCGCCGGCGGCAAGGCGCTCACGGCGCTGCAGACGCTGCTGCCCGACGTGCTGCTCTGCAACGACGCGTCCGTGTCGCGCTCCAACAGGTGCGCTCTACTCGCTCTACTCGCTCTACCTAGTGTCGCCGGCGGCAAGGCGCTCACGGCGCTGCAGACGCTGCTGCCCGACGTGCTGCTCTGCAACGACGCGTCCGTGTCGCGCTCCAACAGGTGCGCTCTACTCGCTCTACTCGCTCTACCTAGTGTCGCCGGCGGCAAGGCGCTCACGGCGCTGCAGACGCTGCTGCCCGACGTGCTGCTCTGCAACGACGCGTCCGTGTCGCGCTCCAACAGGTGCGCTCTACTCGCTCTACTCGCTCTACTCGCTCTACTCGCTCTACCTAGTGTCGCCGGCGGCAAGGCGCTCACGGCGCTGCAGACGCTGCTGCCCGACGTGCTGCTCTGCAACGACGCGTCCGTGTCGCGCTCCAACAGGTGCGCTCTACTCGCTCTACTCGCTCTACCTAGTGTCGCCGGCGGCAAGGCGCTCACGGCGCTGCAGACGCTGCTGCCCGACGTGCTGCTCTGCAACGACGCGTCCGTGTCGCGCTCCAACAGGTGCGCTCTACTCGCTCTACTCGCTCTACCTAGTGTCGCCGGCGGCAAGGCGCTCACGGCGCTGCAGACGCTGCTGCCCGACGTGCTGCTCTGCAACGACGCGTCCGTGTCGCGCTCCAACAG AATACATCGAATATTCCGCGACTACCTTTTAGACTACGAGAATGGCAACAAATGGCAAGAACGGGTTTTGTTATCGCGAGTTGACGGACGGTTCCTCACCGACGATTTCGGCTTTGATAAG gtTTTAGTAGATGTGCCTTGCACAACAGACAGACATTCTGTTACGGAGGACGAGAACAATATATTTCGACCGGATCGTGTTAAGGAGAGGCTGAACATCCCGGAGGTCCAAACACAGCTACTGGT
- the LOC124536902 gene encoding uncharacterized protein LOC124536902, translated as MDNGRLETVPPGTVHLDTVRSLHQTVVSLRTALEVSKNELKELKEKYQEHSRCIEYADVIEKLTLENHILRRRIIDSDDIGSKSPKNINLEVSYSPKGDKGGDSYRSEVFIKTESANEIFEDTNYKTTELKSSEKLEEIIEESKSESIVSDKTNFPIATSSPIDDNSQIFVPKEESEVNTPSFKTKLELLSKFDVRIKVKTLKEGSAKSSTTSDSDSTTTSEERKEKSTGKANESKNYHFEEQREHFEKLTNHKGDKVDFKSVSSENITMAVPNEAEVKSKTDKFDVQVRITSEDNLVVKETIERSRRKDTLNLDVDNLSLRSMSEGDNSVFSEGGTTPMEQNTEPDDKQDQENGSGNESEEVDDIELIFTTDESKDMSNLQEDLVSIRETDQWVPASASTTHSTPVLIKFHTLDPDFQPGSDVSNMRKENQENSPCYAAEPSLRMKRVSLPNDKEIKHVGFNEKGTLELPGRGILKSYDNKSDNMLYRRSPNTSSRRLDSIDSLTCEYNRGLSFDNTKSSSYELGSSLDVLHREESVDSFYKPRMGHRFSVFAETDISKCGISEDDLATNLNSRRNTCPNPFQYRPLMPRSGARSGYKAVGRPRPVVYQGFAPRRENAAQTDVSALPPRWTSDGYLAYKMNSTHPTVAPTLPQRTSTTRRLTIPDARPPPPQRRTDEARRVLLSDIGFTSMVPELSRSAEPLWTRRATGVHDSSQSPSKYRYRSPCLSVDRSNDWTQTANIASVKGVSWRGSLPDVRRDDTDELLQETEAFLRRSIDNLRSTSLEMDSSSERSGHPYIPADAKQLRLGHAVKLITPQGRLAVGRVRYVGLAGGTAANSGIVVGAEFSMSQYPGMPRNDGNYNGRRYFLTPPQYTALFVPFSKIVMAWAN; from the exons ATGGACAACGGTAGGCTGGAAACGGTCCCTCCAGGGACTGTACACTTGGACACTGTAAGGTCACTTCATCAAACGGTGGTGTCTCTAAGAACCGCACTCGAAGTATCTAAGAACGAACTTAAAGAATTGAAAGAAAAGTATCAGGAACATTCACGTTGTATAGAATATGCTGATGTTATAGAAAAACTAACTTTAGAGAATCATATATTACGTCGAAGGATAATTGATTCTGATGATATAGGAAGTAAATCTCCCAAGAACATCAATTTAGAGGTGTCTTATAGCCCAAAAGGAGACAAAGGTGGCGACAGTTATAGGAgcgaagtttttattaaaacagaatCTGCCAATGAAATTTTTGAggatacaaattataaaacaactgAACTCAAAAGTTCCGAGAAATTAGAAGAAATAATTGAAGAATCCAAATCTGAATCAATAGTATCAGATAAAACTAATTTTCCTATTGCTACTAGCAGTCCTATTGACGATAATAGTCAAATCTTTGTTCCTAAAGAAGAATCTGAAGTCAATACACCGAGCTTCAAAACGAAATTGGAATTGTTGTCGAAGTTTGATGTTAGGATTAAAGTAAAGACTTTGAAAGAGGGTAGTGCAAAATCAAGCACCACGTCTGACAGTGATTCTACGACTACGAgtgaagaaagaaaagaaaaatcaacTGGTAAAGCTAACGAGtcaaaaaattaccatttcgaAGAGCAACGGGAACACTTTGAAAAATTAACAAACCATAAAGGTGATAAGGTTGATTTTAAATCTGTTTCTTCGGAGAATATAACAATGGCCGTGCCAAATGAAGCAGAAGTAAAATCTAAAACTGATAAGTTTGATGTACAAGTGCGCATCACATCAGAGGACAATCTCGTCGTTAAAGAAACTATCGAGAGGTCGAGGAGGAAAGATACGTTAAATTTGGATGTGGACAATTTAAGTCTTCG ATCAATGTCGGAAGGCGATAATTCAGTTTTCTCTGAAGGCGGAACAACTCCAATGGAACAGAATACTGAACCCGATGATAAACAAGATCAGGAAAACGGGAGCGGCAACGAGTCCGAGGAAGTCGACGATATAGAACTTATATTTACGACGGATGAGTCGAAGGATATGAGCAATTTGCAG GAAGATCTCGTTTCAATACGAGAGACCGATCAATGGGTTCCTGCCTCAGCTTCTACGACTCATTCGACGCCTGTTCTGATCAAATTTCATACTCTGGATCCAGACTTTCAACCAGGAAGTGATGTCAGTAATATGAGAAAAGAGAATCAAGAAAACAGTCCATGCTATGCAGCAGAACCGTCGCTAAGAATGAAAAGGGTGTCTTTGCCTAACGATAAAGAGATAAAACATGTTGGATTTAACGAGAAGGGAACTCTCGAACTGCCTGGTCGTGGGATTCTAAAGAGTTATGATAATAAGTCCGATAATATGCTGTACAGACGTAGTCCAAATACAAGTTCCAGGAGACTTGACAGTATTGATAGCCTAACTTGCGAATATAATCGTGGACTCAGCTTTGATAACACAAAGTCTTCGAGCTACGAATTAGGGTCTAGTCTAGATGTCTTACATAGAGAGGAGAGTGTGGACAGCTTTTATAAGCCAAGAATGGGACATCGGTTTTCCGTGTTTGCTGAAACTGATATATCGAAATGTGGCATTTCGGAGGATGATCTTGCAACCAATCTGAATTCGAGGCGTAATACATGCCCCAACCCATTCCAATATAG ACCCTTGATGCCTCGCTCTGGAGCCCGTTCGGGGTACAAAGCTGTCGGCCGACCTCGACCAGTAGTGTACCAGGGATTCGCCCCTCGACGGGAGAACGCTGCACAGACAGATGTCTCCGCTCTGCCACCGAGGTGGACTTCAGATGGCTATTTAGCCTATAAG ATGAACTCGACTCACCCGACGGTGGCGCCCACGCTACCACAGCGCACAAGCACCACCCGTCGGCTTACCATCCCCGATGCGCGGCCACCACCACCACAACGACGCACTGATGAGGCTCGTCGGGTACTACTCAGTGACATTG GATTCACGTCCATGGTGCCTGAGTTGTCACGCTCAGCTGAGCCGCTGTGGACACGACGAGCGACCGGCGTTCACGATTCTTCTCAATCACCCTCCaa ATATCGCTACCGTTCTCCGTGTCTGAGCGTAGATCGAAGCAATGATTGGACTCAAACGGCAAACATCGCTTCCGTTAAAG GTGTATCTTGGCGCGGTTCACTACCAGACGTTCGTCGGGATGACACTGATGAGCTTCTACAGGAGACCGAAGCTTTCCTTCGTCGCTCTATTGATAATTTGCGCTCCACTTCGCTTGAAA TGGACAGTTCCAGTGAACGATCAGGTCACCCATACATCCCAGCTGATGCAAAGCAGTTGCGTCTCGGACACGCTGTGAAACTGATAACCCCACAAGGAAGACTTGCGGTGGGACGCGTCAG ATACGTCGGCCTCGCGGGCGGCACCGCTGCAAATAGCGGTATAGTTGTCGGCGCGGAGTTTTCAATGTCTCAGTACCCAGGAATGCCTCGTAATGATGGTAACTACAATGGAAGGCGGTATTTCCTCACTCCGCCACAGTACACTGCTCTGTTTGTACCCTTCTCGAAGATAGTTATGGCGTGGGCCAACTAG